The following proteins are co-located in the Silene latifolia isolate original U9 population chromosome 1, ASM4854445v1, whole genome shotgun sequence genome:
- the LOC141653237 gene encoding uncharacterized protein LOC141653237 gives MSCQIHIDEKWFYLTTTTDTYYIVPGEEEPYRSCQSKRYITKVMFMCAVARPIYGENGDLLFYGKIRVWLYIEYVPAARKSKHRDAGTIVTKAVESITRQVTKDCIIQKIIPAIKAKWPANASKTIFIQQDNARPHISDLDPDFRTAATSDGFDIHLVFQPPNSPDLNINDLGFFRSLQTLQNDEVASTVDELVNNVMTAFIDHESMKLNFNYLTLQSVMLEIMKCRGHNDFKIPHMSKESQLRQGILPTNLTVDANLVIQCLVYLDTHEHGSDLHELREGVPQLFTVHENIPGEEELLQMSVTSEMDDVGDLFWFDV, from the coding sequence ATGTCATGTCAAATTCACATTGACGAGAAGTGGTTTTACCTGACAACAACGACGGATACTTACTACATTGTTCCAGGTGAAGAGGAACCATATCGTTCATGCCAATCGAAGAGGTACATAACCAAAGTCATGTTCATGTGTGCAGTGGCCAGGCCAATTTATGGAGAAAATGGTGACCTTCTTTTTTATGGGAAGATACGAGTATGGCTTTACATTGAATATGTACCAGCAGCAAGGAAATCAAAACATAGGGATGCAGGGACAATAGTGACAAAGGCAGTTGAATCCATTACAAGACAAGTTACAAAAGATTGTATCATTCAGAAAATAATTCCAGCAATCAAGGCAAAGTGGCCTGCTAATGCAAGTAAGACAATATTCATTCAACAAGATAATGCAAGACCACATATATCTGACCTTGACCCAGATTTTAGGACTGCTGCCACCTCAGATGGTTTTGATATTCACTTAGTTTTTCAACCACCTAATAGCCCTGATTTGAACATAAATGATTTAGGATTTTTTAGGTCTTTACAAACACTTCAGAATGATGAAGTTGCCTCCACAGTTGATGAATTAGTGAATAATGTTATGACAGCTTTTATAGACCATGAATCAATGAAGTTGAACTTCAATTATCTTACTCTACAATCAGTCATGCTGGAAATCATGAAATGTAGGGGACACAATGACTTCAAGATTCCTCATATGAGCAAGGAGTCACAATTGAGACAAGGAATACTCCCAACAAATCTCACAGTTGATGCAAACTTAGTAATTCAATGTTTAGTATATTTGGATACTCATGAGCATGGCAGTGATCTTCATGAGCTAAGAGAGGGAGTACCTCAATTATTTACAGTGCATGAAAATATTCCAGGGGAAGAGGAATTGCTTCAGATGAGTGTAACATCAGAAATGGATGATGTAGGAGATCTGTTTTGGTTTGATGTTTAG